One Sparus aurata chromosome 5, fSpaAur1.1, whole genome shotgun sequence genomic window carries:
- the LOC115581477 gene encoding collagen type IV alpha-3-binding protein isoform X4, with the protein MHTCMDPSFLSLSRSVSFMQTHTVTIACSVMDPGHKDGQDEKVSSIRAESGYGSETSLRRHGSMLSLTSAASALSAASTSSFKKGHRLREKLAEMETFRDILCRQVDTLQKYFDSCADVSKDEFQRDRVVEEDEDDFPTTTKPDGEYNHNNNGSKEKLFSPASPKGMNGIDFKGEAITFKATTAGILSTLSHCIELMMKREDSWQKRLDKELEKRRRVEDAYKSAVNELKKKSHYGGPDYEEGPNSLINEDEFFDAVEAALDRQDKIEEQCQSEKVRIPRLTPVPPGDVYSTIGTHRFATKPHSHSSSLSSVELFSASDDIHRFSAQVEEMVQNHMTYSLQDVGGDANWQLVIEEGEMKVYRREVEENGIVLDPLKATHSVKGVTGHEVCHYFWDTAVRLDWETTIENFNLVETLSDNAVIVYQTHKRVWPASQRDVLYLSAIRKILATNENDPDTWLVCNFSVDHDNAPPTNRCVRAKINVAMICQTLVSPPEGDKEISRDNILCKITYVANVNPGGWAPASVLRAVAKREYPKFLKRFTSYVQDKTSGKPILF; encoded by the exons GCTGAGTCTGGTTATGGTTCAGAAACCAGCCTCAGGCGTCATGGTTCCATGTTGTCACTCACCTCTGCAGCCAGTGCCTTGTCTGCCGCATCCACATCCTCTTTCAag aaGGGGCACAGGTTGCGTGAGAAGCTAGCAGAAATGGAAACCTTCCGGGACATTCTGTGCAGACAAGTGGACACCCTGCAGAAATACTTTGACTCCTGTGCTGATGTCTCTAAAGATGAgtttcagagagacagag TAGTAGAGGAAGACGAAGATGACTTTCCTACCACTACAAAACCCGATGGTGAATATAatcacaacaacaatggcagcaaaGAGAAAT TGTTTTCCCCTGCAAGTCCCAAAGGTATGAACGGGATAGACTTCAAGGGTGAGGCCATCACCTTCAAGGCCACCACAGCAGGCATCCTCTCCACCTTGTCCCACTGCATCGAACTCATGATGAAACGAGAGGACAGCTGGCAGAAGAGACTGGACAAG gagctagagaagagaaggagggtaGAAGATGCCTACAAGTCTGCTGTGAATGAATTGAAGAAAAAGTCACACTACGGTGGCCCAGATTACGAG GAGGGGCCCAACAGTCTGATCAATGAGGATGAGTTCTTTGATGCGGTGGAAGCTGCACTGGACAGACAGGACAAGATAGAAGAACAG TGCCAGTCAGAGAAGGTCAGGATACCTCGACTAACGCCTGTTCCTCCTGGAGACGTCTACTCAACCATCGGTACACATCGATTTGCCACCAAG CCCCATAGCCattcttcttccctctcctcgGTTGAGCTATTCAGTGCTTCAGATGACATTCACAGATTCAGCGCTCAG gtggaggagatggtgcAGAATCATATGACGTACTCTCTTCAGGATGTGGGTGGAGATGCCAACTGGCAGCTGGTTATAGAAGAAGGAGAGATGAAG GTGTACAGGAGAGAAGTAGAGGAGAACGGTATTGTGCTGGATCCTCTCAAAGCTACACATTCTGTGAAGGGGGTGACAGGACACGAGGTCTGCCACTACTTCTGGGACACAGCTGTCCGATTGGACTGGGAGA CCACAATCGAAAATTTCAACCTTGTGGAAACACTCTCTGATAATGCTGTCATTGTTTACCAGACACACAAG AGAGTGTGGCCTGCCTCTCAGAGAGATGTGCTGTATCTGTCAGCCATCAGAAAGATCTTggcaacaaatgaaaatgatccAGACACATGGCTGGTCTGCAACTTCTCTGTAGACCACGACAATGCCCCT ccCACAAACCGGTGTGTTCGTGCCAAAATCAATGTCGCCATGATCTGTCAAACACTGGTCAGCCCACCAGAGGGTGATAAAGAGATCAGTAGAGACAACATCCTTTGTAAGATCACCTACGTTGCCAATG TAAACCCAGGAGGCTGGGCTCCAGCCTCGGTCCTCAGAGCTGTGGCCAAGAGAGAGTATCCCAAGTTCCTCAAACGCTTCACCTCCTACGTCCAGGATAAAACTTCTGGGAAGCCCATCCTCTTCTGA
- the LOC115581477 gene encoding collagen type IV alpha-3-binding protein isoform X5 translates to MLGPANRRNCSSVLLCLGCWNGRMAESGYGSETSLRRHGSMLSLTSAASALSAASTSSFKKGHRLREKLAEMETFRDILCRQVDTLQKYFDSCADVSKDEFQRDRVVEEDEDDFPTTTKPDGEYNHNNNGSKEKLFSPASPKGMNGIDFKGEAITFKATTAGILSTLSHCIELMMKREDSWQKRLDKELEKRRRVEDAYKSAVNELKKKSHYGGPDYEEGPNSLINEDEFFDAVEAALDRQDKIEEQCQSEKVRIPRLTPVPPGDVYSTIGTHRFATKPHSHSSSLSSVELFSASDDIHRFSAQVEEMVQNHMTYSLQDVGGDANWQLVIEEGEMKVYRREVEENGIVLDPLKATHSVKGVTGHEVCHYFWDTAVRLDWETTIENFNLVETLSDNAVIVYQTHKRVWPASQRDVLYLSAIRKILATNENDPDTWLVCNFSVDHDNAPPTNRCVRAKINVAMICQTLVSPPEGDKEISRDNILCKITYVANVNPGGWAPASVLRAVAKREYPKFLKRFTSYVQDKTSGKPILF, encoded by the exons GCTGAGTCTGGTTATGGTTCAGAAACCAGCCTCAGGCGTCATGGTTCCATGTTGTCACTCACCTCTGCAGCCAGTGCCTTGTCTGCCGCATCCACATCCTCTTTCAag aaGGGGCACAGGTTGCGTGAGAAGCTAGCAGAAATGGAAACCTTCCGGGACATTCTGTGCAGACAAGTGGACACCCTGCAGAAATACTTTGACTCCTGTGCTGATGTCTCTAAAGATGAgtttcagagagacagag TAGTAGAGGAAGACGAAGATGACTTTCCTACCACTACAAAACCCGATGGTGAATATAatcacaacaacaatggcagcaaaGAGAAAT TGTTTTCCCCTGCAAGTCCCAAAGGTATGAACGGGATAGACTTCAAGGGTGAGGCCATCACCTTCAAGGCCACCACAGCAGGCATCCTCTCCACCTTGTCCCACTGCATCGAACTCATGATGAAACGAGAGGACAGCTGGCAGAAGAGACTGGACAAG gagctagagaagagaaggagggtaGAAGATGCCTACAAGTCTGCTGTGAATGAATTGAAGAAAAAGTCACACTACGGTGGCCCAGATTACGAG GAGGGGCCCAACAGTCTGATCAATGAGGATGAGTTCTTTGATGCGGTGGAAGCTGCACTGGACAGACAGGACAAGATAGAAGAACAG TGCCAGTCAGAGAAGGTCAGGATACCTCGACTAACGCCTGTTCCTCCTGGAGACGTCTACTCAACCATCGGTACACATCGATTTGCCACCAAG CCCCATAGCCattcttcttccctctcctcgGTTGAGCTATTCAGTGCTTCAGATGACATTCACAGATTCAGCGCTCAG gtggaggagatggtgcAGAATCATATGACGTACTCTCTTCAGGATGTGGGTGGAGATGCCAACTGGCAGCTGGTTATAGAAGAAGGAGAGATGAAG GTGTACAGGAGAGAAGTAGAGGAGAACGGTATTGTGCTGGATCCTCTCAAAGCTACACATTCTGTGAAGGGGGTGACAGGACACGAGGTCTGCCACTACTTCTGGGACACAGCTGTCCGATTGGACTGGGAGA CCACAATCGAAAATTTCAACCTTGTGGAAACACTCTCTGATAATGCTGTCATTGTTTACCAGACACACAAG AGAGTGTGGCCTGCCTCTCAGAGAGATGTGCTGTATCTGTCAGCCATCAGAAAGATCTTggcaacaaatgaaaatgatccAGACACATGGCTGGTCTGCAACTTCTCTGTAGACCACGACAATGCCCCT ccCACAAACCGGTGTGTTCGTGCCAAAATCAATGTCGCCATGATCTGTCAAACACTGGTCAGCCCACCAGAGGGTGATAAAGAGATCAGTAGAGACAACATCCTTTGTAAGATCACCTACGTTGCCAATG TAAACCCAGGAGGCTGGGCTCCAGCCTCGGTCCTCAGAGCTGTGGCCAAGAGAGAGTATCCCAAGTTCCTCAAACGCTTCACCTCCTACGTCCAGGATAAAACTTCTGGGAAGCCCATCCTCTTCTGA